From one Gossypium hirsutum isolate 1008001.06 chromosome D08, Gossypium_hirsutum_v2.1, whole genome shotgun sequence genomic stretch:
- the LOC107910006 gene encoding protein trichome birefringence-like 23, translating to MRVNWISFSTNKHHHIIVKLAVVVLLLGLAFRLFVAHYKGFASDLESPVSEKVQVRAPYVEPPVLVGISENEDHIHLDVITEKCDLFKGDWIPNPSGPSYTNESCPWIENHQNCMKNGRPDFGYLYWKWKPHDCQLPRFNAERFLELMRNKAWALIGDSISRNHAQSLLCMLSTVEQPVQIHQDVDSKSKRWHFQSYNLTISNIWSPFLVKAATFEDINGVSTAEVQLHLDKLDKKWLDIYPSLDYMIISTGKWFLKAAVYHENDVIVGCHLCPGKNLIELGFEYAYKKTLHYVMDFIKTSKHKGLIFFRTSTPDHFKNGEWHNGGTCLKTIPAKEGEVKIKDLNRILRNIELEEFEKASAKVANNELNLKLLDFTNLLLSRPDGHPGPYRQFQPYSKNKTAVVQNDCLHWCIPGPIDFWNDVIMEIVANG from the exons ATGAGAGTGAACTGGATTTCATTCTCTACGAACAAACATCATCACATAATAGTAAAGCTTGCAGTTGTTGTTCTCTTATTGGGTCTTGCTTTTAGGCTCTTCGTCGCTCATTATAAAGGATTCGCATCTGATTTAGAATCGCCTGTGTCAGAGAAAGTGCAAGTTCGAGCTCCGTACGTGGAACCTCCTGTCCTTGTTGGAATATCTGAAAATGAGGATCACATACATCTTG atgttattacagAAAAGTGTGATCTCTTTAAAGGGGATTGGATTCCCAATCCCTCGGGCCCGTCATACACAAATGAGAGCTGCCCTTGGATAGAAAACCATCAGAATTGTATGAAGAATGGCCGCCCTGATTTTGGATATCTATACTGGAAATGGAAACCACATGATTGTCAATTACCTCGTTTTAATGCAGAGAGATTTCTGGAGTTGATGAGAAATAAAGCATGGGCCTTGATTGGTGACTCCATATCTCGCAACCACGCACAGTCATTGCTGTGTATGCTCTCAACA GTTGAACAACCTGTTCAAATTCACCAGGATGTGGATTCCAAATCAAAGAGATGGCATTTCCAATCATACAATTTAACAATATCAAATATTTGGTCTCCTTTTCTTGTAAAGGCTGCTACTTTTGAAGATATTAACGGTGTTTCTACTGCTGAAGTTCAACTGCATCTGGACAAACTTGATAAGAAATGGCTAGATATTTACCCGAGCTTAGATTACATGATAATCTCTACCGGAAAATGGTTTCTCAAGGCTGCAGTCTATCATGAGAATGATGTCATTGTTGGTTGCCATCTATGTCCAGGAAAAAACCTGATAGAATTAGGATTTGAATATGCTTACAAAAAAACCCTCCACTATGTCATGGACTTCATTAAAACATCAAAGCATAAGGGGTTGATCTTTTTTAGGACGTCCACGCCAGATCACTTTAAGAATGGGGAATGGCATAATGGTGGGACTTGTCTTAAGACAATACCAGCTAAAGAAGGAGAGGTTAAAATAAAGGACTTGAATAGAATTCTACGAAATATTGAATTAGAAGAGTTTGAGAAGGCATCCGCAAAAGTAGCCAATAATGAATTGAATCTCAAGCTCCTCGACTTCACAAATCTCTTATTATCGAGGCCAGATGGACATCCAGGTCCATATCGACAGTTCCAACCGTATTCAAAGAACAAAACAGCAGTCGTTCAGAACGATTGTTTACATTGGTGTATACCTGGACCAATAGACTTCTGGAATGATGTGATTATGGAGATAGTGGCTAATGGTTAA